Proteins from one Leptonema illini DSM 21528 genomic window:
- a CDS encoding PQQ-dependent sugar dehydrogenase: protein MRNRRLFSFLILFLLWGCVDVRNTFIEWFSPDYHAEPSEVQPSIQLQPVFEGFPAITEIVFLPGSSSRFLALLKGGSLLWFDIPTKRTGQLLKLDVLTASEQGLLGLAFSPTFARSGLLYLYYSVDVKGKKMSRISEWKADRPDDITRSRITSERILLEIEQPYANHNGGRMEFGPDGYLYIGLGDGGWRADPGRHGQNGQTLLGSILRIDVRPDKNGRPYSIPHDNPKGAWAPEVFAIGLRNPWKFSFAPDGRLIVADVGQDKYEEISIVRKGGNYGWNIREGFHCFEPPQACRTAGLIDPIYEYSHDEGKSITGGYVYTGSGIPSLRGKYVFADFVSGWMRAITLPREGKAQAIDLGKWPILIATFGRAADGELYVSDFGKGTIYKLTAK from the coding sequence ATGCGAAACCGTCGACTGTTCTCCTTCTTGATCCTCTTCTTGTTGTGGGGCTGCGTCGATGTGCGAAATACATTCATCGAATGGTTCTCGCCGGATTATCACGCGGAGCCGTCAGAGGTACAGCCGTCGATCCAATTGCAGCCCGTTTTCGAGGGGTTCCCTGCAATCACCGAGATCGTTTTTCTGCCGGGCAGCAGCAGCCGCTTTCTCGCACTACTGAAGGGAGGCTCTCTTCTCTGGTTTGACATTCCGACGAAGCGGACGGGCCAGTTATTAAAGCTCGATGTGCTCACGGCCTCAGAGCAGGGATTGCTTGGTCTGGCATTCTCGCCTACCTTTGCGCGAAGCGGCTTGCTATACCTTTACTATTCCGTCGATGTGAAAGGAAAGAAGATGAGCCGTATCTCGGAGTGGAAGGCGGATCGTCCCGATGATATCACCCGCAGTCGCATCACATCTGAGAGGATTCTTCTCGAAATCGAGCAGCCGTATGCGAATCATAACGGGGGTCGCATGGAGTTCGGTCCTGACGGATACCTGTACATCGGTCTCGGCGACGGCGGATGGCGAGCCGATCCGGGGCGGCACGGTCAAAACGGTCAAACCCTGCTCGGCAGTATTCTGCGTATCGACGTGCGTCCCGATAAGAACGGGCGACCGTATTCGATTCCGCATGATAATCCGAAGGGCGCTTGGGCACCTGAGGTCTTTGCTATAGGACTGCGCAATCCGTGGAAGTTCTCGTTCGCTCCCGATGGACGCCTTATCGTCGCCGATGTCGGGCAGGACAAATACGAAGAGATCTCGATCGTTCGTAAAGGCGGCAATTACGGCTGGAACATCCGCGAGGGCTTCCATTGTTTTGAACCGCCACAGGCATGTCGCACGGCCGGTCTGATTGATCCGATCTATGAATACTCGCATGACGAGGGAAAATCCATCACCGGCGGCTATGTGTACACAGGATCTGGCATCCCGTCTCTTCGCGGAAAATACGTTTTCGCAGACTTTGTTTCAGGTTGGATGCGAGCGATCACACTTCCGCGCGAGGGAAAGGCGCAGGCGATTGACCTCGGTAAATGGCCGATTCTGATCGCAACGTTCGGGCGGGCGGCTGATGGAGAGCTCTACGTGTCGGATTTCGGAAAAGGGACGATCTACAAGTTAACGGCGAAATAA
- a CDS encoding DMT family transporter: MSWIYLLIAGLFEIGWPLGLKLSQTMDSKVPGIALAVVSMTLSGVFLWLAQRTIPIGTAYAVWTGIGASGTFIVGVFLFKDAASLLQIVSVMLIIIGVVGLKIFH; this comes from the coding sequence ATGAGCTGGATCTATCTGCTTATCGCCGGACTTTTCGAGATCGGATGGCCGCTCGGCCTGAAACTCTCACAGACAATGGACAGCAAGGTTCCCGGCATCGCCCTTGCCGTCGTCTCGATGACGTTAAGCGGAGTGTTCCTGTGGCTGGCCCAGCGCACGATTCCCATTGGAACGGCCTATGCCGTCTGGACGGGAATCGGCGCTTCGGGTACATTTATCGTCGGCGTCTTTCTGTTCAAAGACGCCGCAAGTCTTTTGCAGATCGTGTCGGTCATGCTCATCATCATCGGCGTGGTCGGCCTCAAGATCTTTCACTGA